The following proteins are co-located in the Dehalococcoidales bacterium genome:
- a CDS encoding MBL fold metallo-hydrolase: MIVEKLVVGPFATNCYIVGDESTREGIIIDPGDEAKKILRRVNELGLDIKLILLTHGHIDHAGALKEVKEATNAEVAIHIDDANFDRYRSSGLIFGLFYPHPPTPDRLLHDGDTLDIAGMHFEVLHTPGHTAGGICLLRDGVVFSGDSLFNCSIGRSDLPGGNHSQLLESIRSKLLVLDDHTVVYPGHGENTTIAAERRDNPFLSNLRAF, encoded by the coding sequence GTGATTGTCGAGAAGTTAGTCGTTGGGCCGTTTGCCACTAACTGTTATATCGTCGGTGATGAATCTACCAGGGAGGGCATTATTATTGACCCCGGTGATGAGGCAAAGAAGATACTGAGAAGGGTCAATGAGCTTGGGCTTGACATAAAACTAATTCTGCTAACCCACGGGCATATCGATCATGCCGGGGCGTTGAAAGAAGTCAAGGAAGCCACCAATGCTGAGGTGGCGATTCATATCGATGACGCTAATTTTGATCGCTACCGTTCTTCAGGTTTAATCTTTGGTCTCTTCTATCCCCATCCCCCCACCCCGGACCGCTTACTTCATGATGGGGATACCCTCGACATCGCTGGCATGCACTTCGAGGTCCTGCATACCCCGGGCCATACTGCCGGCGGCATTTGTCTGCTCAGGGATGGGGTGGTCTTCAGCGGTGATTCCCTGTTTAACTGTAGTATCGGCAGGTCGGACCTGCCCGGCGGCAATCACAGCCAGCTTTTGGAGAGCATCCGCAGCAAACTCCTCGTTCTGGATGATCATACCGTTGTTTATCCCGGTCACGGTGAAAACACCACCATTGCCGCCGAGCGCAGGGATAATCCCTTCCTGTCCAACTTACGGGCTTTTTAG
- a CDS encoding sodium-translocating pyrophosphatase: MNPIIIALICGGIGIGIAGFMARYVLKQDQGSERIRQISTAIKEGALAFIGREYRILAIFITVVAIVLGVVPMLGWWVSVVFVCGAVTSALAGFIGMSIAVRANSRTAAAAQKSLNDGLRVAFRSGAVMGLCVVGIGIISMSILYFTFGSNPDILLKVIPAFGFGASGVAIFARVGGGIFTKAADTGADIVGKVEANIPEDDPRNAAVIADFVGDNVGDVAGMGADLYESYVDSIIATMALGTIAVFSTHLVPDLTTAWFLPMLVAGGGIIASIIGIFAVRVGKAKAAMGALLNALRRGTVISSILTGVFAFLAVYFLGASINIFWAILAGLVAGVAIGESTNYFTSYSYKPTLNIAESAQTGAGTLLTRGFANGLMSNLPPIIIIVAAMLIAYKFAGMYGIAIGGVGMLATLGIQDATDAYGPVADNAGGIVEMSDLPHEIRERTDALDSLGNTTAATGKGFAIGAAGLTALALLLAYTQAVGIKFAEISMLDPRVIAGIFLGAMIPAIFCAMTLTSVGKASFSIVNEVRRQFREIPGLMEGKGKAEYGKCVDICTKSAIRQMIAPGIMTIVTPIVVGLLLGKVALGGFLIGAVVCGFILAVTFANAGGSWDNAKKWIETGAFGGKGSDAHKASVVGDTVGDPMKDTSGPSLNIMIKLMSIVALVLAPVLIHFSGVI; this comes from the coding sequence ATGAACCCAATAATAATCGCCCTAATCTGCGGCGGTATCGGAATTGGTATTGCCGGCTTTATGGCACGCTATGTCCTGAAGCAAGACCAGGGCTCGGAGCGGATAAGACAGATATCAACCGCAATCAAGGAAGGGGCTCTTGCCTTTATCGGTAGAGAATACCGCATACTGGCGATATTCATCACCGTGGTCGCCATCGTCCTCGGTGTTGTTCCCATGCTCGGCTGGTGGGTATCGGTGGTATTTGTCTGCGGCGCCGTCACCTCGGCACTGGCCGGATTCATCGGCATGAGCATTGCCGTCAGAGCCAACAGCCGCACCGCTGCTGCCGCACAGAAGAGTTTGAACGACGGCCTACGGGTAGCCTTCCGTAGCGGGGCAGTAATGGGGCTATGTGTCGTTGGTATCGGTATCATCAGTATGAGCATACTCTACTTCACCTTCGGCAGTAATCCTGATATTCTGCTCAAGGTTATTCCTGCCTTTGGTTTCGGCGCCTCTGGAGTAGCCATCTTTGCCAGAGTCGGCGGCGGTATATTCACCAAGGCTGCCGACACCGGCGCCGACATCGTGGGTAAGGTTGAAGCGAACATACCCGAGGATGACCCGCGCAACGCCGCCGTCATTGCCGACTTCGTCGGAGACAACGTCGGTGATGTCGCCGGCATGGGTGCCGACCTTTACGAGTCCTACGTTGACTCGATTATTGCCACTATGGCACTGGGTACGATAGCCGTTTTCTCCACCCATCTGGTACCCGATCTAACCACCGCCTGGTTCCTGCCCATGTTGGTAGCTGGCGGCGGTATTATCGCCTCCATCATCGGTATATTCGCGGTAAGGGTCGGCAAAGCGAAAGCAGCGATGGGGGCTCTACTTAACGCCCTGCGACGCGGTACGGTGATATCTTCAATCCTCACCGGCGTCTTCGCTTTCCTGGCAGTATATTTCCTGGGCGCCAGTATCAACATCTTCTGGGCAATTCTGGCCGGTCTCGTCGCCGGTGTTGCCATCGGAGAGAGCACCAACTACTTCACCTCCTATTCCTACAAACCAACGCTTAACATCGCCGAATCCGCTCAGACTGGAGCGGGAACACTACTGACCAGAGGCTTCGCCAACGGCCTGATGAGCAACCTGCCGCCTATCATAATCATCGTAGCGGCGATGCTGATCGCATACAAATTCGCCGGCATGTACGGCATTGCTATTGGCGGCGTCGGCATGTTGGCTACTCTTGGTATACAGGATGCCACTGACGCCTACGGACCGGTCGCCGACAACGCCGGTGGTATTGTCGAGATGAGCGACCTGCCCCACGAAATCAGAGAGCGCACCGATGCGCTAGACTCCCTAGGTAACACTACTGCCGCTACCGGCAAGGGTTTTGCCATCGGCGCTGCCGGACTGACTGCCCTGGCCCTGCTGCTCGCCTATACCCAGGCGGTAGGCATCAAGTTTGCCGAAATCAGTATGCTTGATCCACGTGTAATCGCCGGCATCTTCCTGGGGGCAATGATACCGGCCATATTCTGCGCGATGACACTGACTTCAGTCGGCAAAGCCAGCTTCTCGATAGTCAACGAGGTCCGCCGGCAGTTTCGTGAAATACCCGGGTTGATGGAAGGGAAAGGGAAAGCGGAATACGGCAAGTGCGTGGACATCTGCACCAAATCTGCCATCCGGCAGATGATTGCCCCCGGCATCATGACCATCGTTACCCCCATCGTGGTTGGTTTACTACTGGGGAAAGTTGCTCTGGGCGGGTTCCTAATCGGGGCAGTGGTCTGCGGTTTTATACTGGCGGTTACCTTTGCCAACGCCGGCGGATCCTGGGACAACGCCAAGAAATGGATAGAAACCGGTGCCTTCGGTGGCAAGGGCTCCGATGCCCATAAGGCATCCGTAGTCGGTGATACGGTAGGCGATCCCATGAAGGATACCTCAGGGCCATCACTGAATATTATGATAAAGCTGATGTCAATCGTAGCCCTGGTGCTGGCTCCGGTACTGATCCACTTCAGCGGAGTAATCTAA
- a CDS encoding haloacid dehalogenase, whose protein sequence is MTRARLTDNLDAIAEQIRLSFTAKDAAREKLLPLCREVIRYSSTAIRTLHRQEFDTAKEILGSAASLLNEAKLATNQNNDLSNTGFFRDAQKEFAEAAITLALVTGKQVPTPDELDTEFAAYLNGMGEAVGELRRFILDGIRREDLSRGEELLEAMDDIYNVLVTMDFPDAITAGLRRTTDMVRGVLERTRSDLTMIMRQNKLEAKLRIFGENLKDRKH, encoded by the coding sequence ATGACTAGAGCTAGACTGACCGATAACCTGGATGCAATCGCCGAGCAAATCCGGCTGAGCTTCACGGCTAAAGACGCCGCTAGGGAAAAATTACTGCCCCTCTGTCGCGAAGTAATTCGCTACTCCTCAACCGCCATCCGCACCCTACACCGTCAGGAGTTTGACACGGCTAAGGAGATACTTGGCTCAGCGGCCAGTCTGCTTAATGAAGCCAAGCTGGCGACCAATCAGAATAACGATCTCAGCAACACCGGCTTTTTCCGGGATGCCCAAAAGGAATTTGCCGAAGCCGCCATCACCCTTGCTCTGGTGACCGGAAAACAGGTTCCCACTCCCGATGAATTGGATACGGAATTCGCTGCCTATCTGAACGGAATGGGGGAAGCCGTCGGCGAGCTAAGACGCTTTATACTGGACGGTATAAGAAGGGAGGACTTATCACGTGGCGAGGAGTTACTGGAAGCCATGGATGATATCTACAATGTGCTGGTCACCATGGACTTTCCCGATGCGATCACCGCCGGACTGCGCCGCACTACCGATATGGTACGCGGCGTCCTGGAAAGGACACGCAGCGACCTGACCATGATAATGAGGCAGAACAAGCTTGAGGCAAAGTTAAGAATATTCGGGGAGAACCTCAAGGATCGTAAACACTAA
- a CDS encoding glycine--tRNA ligase codes for MNKENQPNVDMDKLVSLCRRRGFIFPSSEIYGGLSSCWDYGPLGVAMKRNIKDAWWRGMVQERDDMVGIDSSILMHPRIWQASGHLEGFSDPLAECKSCHQRWRTDQFEGEHCPECGGELTETQMFNLMFKTFMGPVEEAANIVYLRPETAQGIFVNFQNVVNTTRKKLPFGIAQIGKSFRNEITTGNFIFRSREFEQMEIEFFVKPGTDKEWFDYWLRECLDWYLKLGIRKENLKLRQHMKHELAHYALDCYDIEYLFPMGWAELEGIANRGDFDLNQHAKHSGKSLSYYDEESKEQITPYVIEPSAGVDRAFLAFLCDAYAEEPDKDETRVLLRLHPDLAPIKVAILPLSKKENVARVAKEIYAELRRHWMVDYDDAQSIGRRYRRQDEIGTPLCVTVDFQSLEDGQVTVRERDSMNQIRVPIKELKATLTAKLGGEDLFTLPPGGKIWKEEKG; via the coding sequence TTGAACAAAGAAAATCAGCCCAATGTCGATATGGACAAACTGGTCTCACTCTGCCGCCGGCGTGGCTTCATCTTCCCCAGCAGTGAAATCTACGGAGGACTGTCCAGCTGCTGGGACTATGGCCCGCTGGGCGTAGCGATGAAGCGAAACATCAAAGATGCCTGGTGGCGGGGAATGGTTCAGGAGAGAGACGATATGGTCGGTATCGACTCGAGTATCCTGATGCACCCCCGGATCTGGCAGGCCAGCGGACACCTAGAAGGGTTCTCTGATCCCCTTGCCGAGTGTAAAAGCTGCCACCAGCGATGGCGCACCGACCAGTTCGAGGGAGAGCACTGCCCGGAATGCGGAGGGGAACTCACCGAAACGCAGATGTTCAACCTGATGTTCAAGACCTTTATGGGACCTGTTGAGGAAGCCGCCAATATCGTCTACCTGCGCCCGGAGACCGCCCAGGGCATCTTCGTCAACTTCCAGAACGTAGTTAACACTACCAGGAAGAAGCTGCCCTTCGGCATCGCCCAGATAGGTAAATCCTTCCGAAACGAGATCACCACCGGCAACTTTATCTTCCGCAGCCGCGAGTTCGAGCAGATGGAAATCGAGTTCTTCGTCAAGCCGGGAACAGACAAGGAATGGTTCGACTACTGGCTCAGGGAATGCCTTGACTGGTACCTCAAACTTGGCATCAGGAAAGAAAACCTTAAGCTGCGTCAGCATATGAAGCACGAACTGGCCCACTACGCCCTGGATTGCTATGATATTGAATACCTCTTCCCGATGGGGTGGGCGGAACTGGAGGGCATCGCCAATCGCGGCGACTTTGACCTTAACCAGCATGCCAAGCACAGCGGCAAGAGCCTCTCATACTATGATGAGGAGAGTAAAGAACAGATTACCCCCTACGTTATTGAGCCTTCGGCGGGAGTTGACCGCGCCTTCCTGGCCTTCCTCTGTGACGCCTATGCCGAAGAGCCGGACAAGGACGAAACAAGAGTGCTGCTGCGCCTTCACCCCGACCTGGCACCAATCAAGGTAGCCATACTGCCGTTGAGCAAGAAGGAAAATGTAGCCCGGGTGGCTAAAGAGATTTATGCCGAGCTACGCCGTCACTGGATGGTAGACTATGACGATGCGCAGAGCATCGGACGTCGCTACCGGCGCCAGGATGAGATCGGCACCCCCCTCTGTGTTACCGTCGACTTCCAATCACTGGAAGACGGACAGGTTACCGTTCGGGAACGCGACAGTATGAACCAGATACGAGTTCCTATCAAGGAGTTGAAGGCAACCCTGACCGCTAAGCTCGGCGGCGAAGACCTCTTCACCCTGCCGCCCGGCGGAAAGATCTGGAAAGAGGAAAAAGGCTGA